A stretch of DNA from Desulfosarcina ovata subsp. ovata:
TGGCGCATGCTCGACCATACCCACGCGTTCCAGTTCGAAAAATCCCTTACGGCGGGCGTCGTCACGCTTCATGCCCAGCACCTGGGTCAGGCCGATGGTCACATTGTCCAGGGCCGTGAGATGGTTGAAGAGGTTGAATTCCTGGAAGACCATACCGATCTGCTGCCGCACGCGGTTGACGTTGACGCCGGGGGCGGTGATCGTTTCATCGGCCAGCCGGATCTGCCCGGCAGTGGGGCGGGTGAGCAGGTTGATGCATTGCAGCAGGGTGCTTTTGCCGGTACCGCTGGGGCCGACGACGACAATGACCTCCTTGGGCCGCACCGCCAGGGAAATGCCTTTGATGATCGTTGTCTCGCCAAAGGATTTGTGCAGGTCGGTGATTTCGAGGATCGCTTTTTCAGGCATCGGGCGCTTTCTACTGGATGATTTTATAGCGGCGCTCCAGGCTCCCCAGAAGGCGGCTGGCCACAAGAGTGAAAACGAGATAAAAGGCCGCCGCGGTACCGAAGGCCAGAAACGGCTCCAGGGTGCGGGCGCTGACCCACTGGGCCCGCCGCAGCAGTTCTGGTACTCCGATCACGTAGACCAGGGTGGAATCCTTGAGCACCAGGGTGAACTCGTTGACCCAGGCCGGTATGGCGATGCGGATGGCCTGGGGCAGGATGATGCTGCGGATGGCGGTGAAACGGCCCATGCCGATGGCCCGGGCGGCGATCATCTGGCCCGGCGGCACCGAGAGGATCGCCCCGCGGAAAATTTCGGACTGGTAGGCCCCGCTGGCCACACCCAGGGCGATGGCGCCGGAGAGAAAGGGGGACAGGTCGACCAGTTCGGCAATCACGAAATAGAGGATGAAGATGATCACCACCACCGGTACGGCGCGCACCGCCATGCTGTAGGCCGCCGCCAGCGGACGCAGAAACGGACCGCCGTAGATCCGCATCACGGCCATCAGGGTTCCGATGAAAAACCCGATGGCCAGCGCAATGAGGGTAACGGAGACCGTGATGCCCAACCCGGGAACCAGGTAGTGCAGGATGGTTAAAAATGTTTGGGGCAGTTCATGCATCGTCGATCCATTCTATGGATACCAAATGAATACGGACGCCCAAGCCCCTTCGACGGGCTTGGACGTCCGTGTCATTGCTTTGGATCTGACAATCAATCGATACCGAAGGCCTTCTTCTGCTGGTCGATCCAGCCGTCCTGCTGGAGTTGGCCGATCACACGGTCCAGTTCGGCCTTGAGGGCGGTTTCACCTTCGGGCAGGGCCAGGCATTGGCCGGCGGCCACGGTTTCCGTGGTCACCAGGGCAATCTTCAGCTTGTCCATTTTGGCGGCCAGGTCCTTGGCCGGTTTGTATTGGATGAGCAACAGGTCGATCCGTCCGGCGGCCAGGTCCAGACCGGCGTTGTCCACCCGTTCATACTGAAACAGATCCTCCTCGGGAGTCAGGCCGGTTTCGACCAGATTTTTGCGGATCCAGGTCTCCTGGATGGTTCCGGTCTGGGTGCCGATTTTCCGTCCGGCGGCGTCCTTGGGCGTGGTCATCTGGACGTCGGCCTTGGTGGAGGTGACAAAGGCATCCTTGACGAAGTTATACGGAATAGAGAAGTCGACGGTTTTGTCCCGCTCGGCAGTTCCCTGCATGGCGGCGGCCACCAGGTCGATCTTTTTGTTCTGCACGGCGGCGATCAGGGTGTCGAAGCCCATATCCTTGATTTCCACCTCGACCCCCATGCGTTTGGCGACTTCGCGGACCAGCGCCATGTCAAAACCGACGAATTTGCCGCTGTCGTCAACGGATTCGTAAGGCGGGTAGTCGGCTGACGTGCCGACAATCAGCTTTCCGCGCGCCTTGATGACGTTGAGCTGATCGTCTGCCAGCGCCGGCGTTGTACCGGCCACGATCAGCATTACCATTGCCAGTGCCATCGAAATTTCATGTAACCGTTTCATGCGACCCTTCCTTATTTAAGTTTATCCATTTCAATTAGTGCAAATTCGTGTTCCTGACAACAGCTAAATCCCCGGCGCTGTGGATCATCAATTGATGGGCCGGCCGGGAACGGATGTCGGTGCCGCCCAACGCTTCACGCGGTTTCACCGGCGGTGTGACCATCATGATGGTGGTCGGATCGAGATAAACGATCAGACCGAAATTCAGAAGATACCTTTACAAAAATTTTACGTTTTGATCTATTCACAATTCTTGTACAATCCGAAATATTGGTTTAATTTATTTGGCTTAAAACAAAGATCAAAAGAGGAGTAGAATGCCGACTTCGATTATTACCTCTACGGGGTGCTGCATCCCTTCCCATATTGTTTATAACGATCAATTCCTGGAAAATACATTTTATGATCCGGACGGACAACGGTTGGAAAAGACCAATCCGGAAATCATTCAGACCCTGTACAATATTACCGGGATCCAGCAGCGCCGCGTTATCGGCGACGAGGTCACCAACACCGATATCGCTTACGAAGCAGCGGCTCAGGCCCTGGAGGGGCATGACCGGGAGACCCTGGATTACATTATCGTGGCCCAGAATTTCGGCGATGTGCGCAACGGCAACCTGCGCACCGACATGGTGCCGACCATCGCCGCGCGGGTCAAGCACCGGCTGCGCATCAAAAATCCATATACGGTGGCCTATGATATTCCCTTCGGTTGTCCCGGTTGGCTCCAGGGCATGGTCATGGCCGACTACTACATCCGTTCCGGAGATGCCAGACGGGTACTGGTGATCGGTGCCGAAACCCTTTCACGGGTATCGGACCCCCACGATGTGGACTGCATGATTTTCGCCGACGGTGCCGGCGCCACGCTGGTGGAGGCGGGTGATACGAAGGGCGGCATCCTTTCCCATGTCACCCGCAGCGATACCTATGACAAGGCCTGGCTATTGCGGCTGGAACCCTCCTACGATCATACCCGCGATCGGGATGAACTATATATCAAAATGGACGGCCATGATATTTACAAATATGCGTTGAAGACGGTCCCGCAGGTGGTAAAGCAGGCATTGGAAAAAGCGGGGCTGGATCTTGAGGATGCCAGCAAGATTCTCATGCACCAGGCCAACGCCAAAATGGACCACGCCATCCTGACCCGTCTTTTCAAACTCTATGGTATGACATCCATCCCCGAGACAATCATGCCGATGATCATCCACTGGGCCGGCAACAGTTCCGTCGCCACCATCCCCACGTTGCTCGATCTG
This window harbors:
- a CDS encoding 3-oxoacyl-ACP synthase III family protein, with product MPTSIITSTGCCIPSHIVYNDQFLENTFYDPDGQRLEKTNPEIIQTLYNITGIQQRRVIGDEVTNTDIAYEAAAQALEGHDRETLDYIIVAQNFGDVRNGNLRTDMVPTIAARVKHRLRIKNPYTVAYDIPFGCPGWLQGMVMADYYIRSGDARRVLVIGAETLSRVSDPHDVDCMIFADGAGATLVEAGDTKGGILSHVTRSDTYDKAWLLRLEPSYDHTRDRDELYIKMDGHDIYKYALKTVPQVVKQALEKAGLDLEDASKILMHQANAKMDHAILTRLFKLYGMTSIPETIMPMIIHWAGNSSVATIPTLLDLLLKGELDGHRVASGDNLVFASVGAGMNVNAMVYQLP
- a CDS encoding amino acid ABC transporter permease; translation: MHELPQTFLTILHYLVPGLGITVSVTLIALAIGFFIGTLMAVMRIYGGPFLRPLAAAYSMAVRAVPVVVIIFILYFVIAELVDLSPFLSGAIALGVASGAYQSEIFRGAILSVPPGQMIAARAIGMGRFTAIRSIILPQAIRIAIPAWVNEFTLVLKDSTLVYVIGVPELLRRAQWVSARTLEPFLAFGTAAAFYLVFTLVASRLLGSLERRYKIIQ
- a CDS encoding ABC transporter substrate-binding protein, with protein sequence MKRLHEISMALAMVMLIVAGTTPALADDQLNVIKARGKLIVGTSADYPPYESVDDSGKFVGFDMALVREVAKRMGVEVEIKDMGFDTLIAAVQNKKIDLVAAAMQGTAERDKTVDFSIPYNFVKDAFVTSTKADVQMTTPKDAAGRKIGTQTGTIQETWIRKNLVETGLTPEEDLFQYERVDNAGLDLAAGRIDLLLIQYKPAKDLAAKMDKLKIALVTTETVAAGQCLALPEGETALKAELDRVIGQLQQDGWIDQQKKAFGID
- a CDS encoding amino acid ABC transporter ATP-binding protein, whose protein sequence is MPEKAILEITDLHKSFGETTIIKGISLAVRPKEVIVVVGPSGTGKSTLLQCINLLTRPTAGQIRLADETITAPGVNVNRVRQQIGMVFQEFNLFNHLTALDNVTIGLTQVLGMKRDDARRKGFFELERVGMVEHAPKYPAQLSGGQKQRVAIARALGMDPAIMLFDEPTSALDPELTGEVLGVMQKLATEGMTMLVVTHEMGFAREVAHRIIFMEGGHIVEEGAPASFFNHPRTERARQFLSTIRRAHGGGELPAAIDGAPS